One genomic window of Massilia sp. KIM includes the following:
- a CDS encoding alpha/beta fold hydrolase has product MSDSSPSLSAVTRYAEVPGRRLAYRSIGSGRPIVLCVRFRGTMDSWDPLFLDSLAARGLQVIVFDYSGLGLSSGEPTYNPASLARDAIDLIAALGLERVVIGGWSVGGIAAQIVLAQSPQLVSHAVLIATTPPGPLARSGEQLFYTLAKRDNGFEDFVGLFFEPSSPASREAAARSAGRIAQRSDPSPAVPHEWARQQLGDGPRNPMFPSDAVLQALKHTTIPVLHLGADHDIAFPVENWYALNGQLPTLHLVTFPRTGHGPQLEYPEAAAGHIASFLAIPTATKENP; this is encoded by the coding sequence ATGAGCGACTCCTCTCCCAGCCTGAGCGCCGTCACCCGCTATGCCGAGGTGCCTGGACGGCGACTGGCCTACCGCAGCATCGGCAGCGGCCGGCCGATCGTGCTGTGCGTGCGTTTTCGCGGCACCATGGACAGCTGGGACCCCTTGTTCCTCGACAGCCTGGCCGCGCGCGGCCTGCAGGTGATCGTGTTCGACTACAGCGGCCTGGGCCTGTCCAGCGGCGAGCCGACCTACAACCCGGCCTCGCTGGCGCGCGACGCGATCGACCTGATCGCGGCCCTGGGCCTGGAGCGGGTGGTGATCGGCGGCTGGTCGGTGGGCGGCATCGCGGCCCAGATCGTGCTGGCCCAGTCGCCGCAGCTGGTGAGCCACGCGGTGCTGATCGCCACCACGCCGCCCGGCCCGCTGGCGCGCAGCGGCGAGCAGCTGTTCTACACCTTGGCCAAGCGCGACAACGGTTTCGAGGATTTCGTCGGCCTGTTCTTCGAGCCGTCCTCGCCCGCCAGCCGCGAGGCCGCCGCGCGCTCGGCCGGGCGCATCGCCCAACGCAGCGATCCCAGCCCGGCAGTGCCCCACGAATGGGCGAGACAGCAACTGGGCGACGGTCCGCGCAATCCGATGTTCCCGTCGGACGCGGTGCTGCAGGCGCTCAAGCACACCACGATACCGGTGCTGCACCTGGGCGCCGACCACGACATCGCCTTCCCGGTGGAGAACTGGTACGCGCTGAACGGCCAGCTGCCGACCCTGCACCTGGTGACCTTCCCGCGCACCGGGCACGGCCCGCAACTTGAATATCCCGAGGCGGCCGCCGGCCATATCGCCAGCTTCCTCGCCATCCCCACCGCCACCAAGGAAAACCCATGA
- a CDS encoding GlxA family transcriptional regulator: MHRIGYFLTDGFQVMALGTQSIFEFANLVAREQVYEVTNYSLAGGETRSSQGVVVKTRAVGDGTEADSWLVSGVVNPTAHVSDPRELDFVRRAGASARRTVGLCTGAFVLAEAGLLDARRATTHWAYIEALGQRYPRTRVDGDRLYVEDGPVWTSAGLTAAMDLSLGLVERDLGPEIATRVAQVMVMDGRRSGKQSQQSEMLRLAPRSDRIQLALDYVRKHLSHPLRVEDLAQAANLSARQFGRIFRAETGQSPAKAITRLRIEAARNLIERGRHSLEVIARETGFRDRNHLREVFVRECGAAPRVLRRDARSGDAH; this comes from the coding sequence ATGCACCGGATCGGCTATTTTCTGACCGATGGCTTCCAGGTCATGGCGCTCGGCACGCAGTCCATTTTCGAGTTCGCCAACCTGGTCGCACGCGAGCAAGTGTACGAGGTCACCAACTACTCGCTCGCTGGCGGCGAGACGCGTTCATCGCAAGGGGTGGTGGTGAAGACCCGGGCCGTGGGCGACGGCACCGAGGCCGATTCCTGGCTGGTCAGCGGAGTGGTCAACCCGACCGCGCACGTGTCGGATCCGCGCGAGCTGGACTTCGTGCGGCGCGCCGGCGCCAGCGCGCGCCGCACCGTGGGGCTGTGCACCGGGGCCTTCGTGCTGGCCGAAGCCGGGCTGCTGGATGCGCGCCGCGCCACCACGCACTGGGCCTATATCGAGGCGCTCGGCCAGCGCTATCCGCGCACCCGCGTCGATGGCGACCGCCTGTATGTCGAGGACGGTCCGGTGTGGACCTCGGCCGGCCTGACGGCGGCCATGGACCTTTCGCTGGGCCTGGTCGAGCGCGACCTCGGTCCCGAGATCGCGACCCGTGTCGCGCAGGTGATGGTGATGGACGGGCGCCGCTCCGGCAAGCAATCGCAGCAATCCGAAATGCTCAGGCTCGCGCCAAGGTCTGACCGCATCCAGCTGGCGCTGGACTACGTGCGCAAGCATTTGTCGCATCCGCTGCGCGTGGAGGACCTGGCCCAGGCGGCCAACCTCAGCGCGCGCCAGTTCGGGCGCATCTTCCGCGCCGAGACCGGACAGTCGCCGGCCAAGGCGATCACCCGGCTGCGCATCGAGGCGGCGCGCAACCTGATCGAGCGCGGTCGCCATTCGCTGGAAGTGATCGCGCGCGAAACGGGCTTCCGCGACCGCAACCACCTGCGCGAAGTCTTCGTGCGCGAATGCGGGGCCGCGCCGCGCGTCCTGCGGCGCGATGCGCGCTCCGGCGACGCGCACTGA
- the rsmI gene encoding 16S rRNA (cytidine(1402)-2'-O)-methyltransferase, with protein sequence MTEQQTTDIARLPVMGEAAQQSYPTATLYVVATPIGNVTDITLRALHLLALADVVACEDTRKTGALLQRFGLSKQTMAAHQHNEREVADKIIERLRAGQRVALVSDAGTPAVSDPGARIVDAVRTAGLNVVPLPGPSAAIAALSASGLVNDRFHFVGFLPAKPKQREAALAELARETSTLVLYEAPHRIVECVDALASAFEPTRQVVFARELSKMFEEVHRCALADAKAWVTADQHRERGEFVVLVEGAVLETDAQDAEAERILQILLCECSVKQAANLAAQITGRKKNALYERALQIKGE encoded by the coding sequence ATGACAGAACAGCAGACCACCGACATCGCCCGGCTTCCCGTCATGGGCGAGGCGGCCCAGCAGTCCTATCCTACCGCAACGCTGTATGTCGTGGCTACTCCGATTGGCAATGTGACCGATATCACCCTGCGCGCCCTGCACCTGCTGGCGCTGGCCGACGTGGTGGCCTGCGAGGACACGCGCAAGACCGGCGCGCTGCTGCAGCGTTTCGGGCTCAGCAAGCAGACCATGGCCGCCCACCAGCACAACGAGCGCGAGGTGGCCGACAAGATTATCGAGCGCCTGCGCGCCGGCCAGCGGGTGGCGCTGGTGTCCGACGCCGGCACGCCCGCGGTGTCCGACCCCGGCGCCCGCATCGTCGATGCGGTGCGCACGGCGGGCCTGAACGTGGTGCCGCTGCCGGGGCCTTCCGCCGCCATCGCGGCTCTCTCGGCCAGCGGCCTGGTGAACGACCGCTTCCACTTCGTCGGCTTCCTGCCGGCCAAGCCCAAGCAGCGCGAGGCCGCGCTGGCTGAGTTGGCGCGCGAGACCTCGACCCTGGTGCTGTACGAGGCGCCGCACCGCATCGTCGAATGCGTCGACGCGCTGGCGAGCGCCTTCGAGCCGACCCGCCAGGTGGTGTTCGCGCGCGAGCTGTCCAAGATGTTCGAGGAAGTGCACCGCTGCGCGCTGGCCGACGCGAAAGCCTGGGTGACGGCCGACCAGCACCGCGAGCGCGGCGAGTTCGTGGTGCTGGTGGAAGGCGCGGTGCTGGAAACCGACGCCCAGGACGCGGAGGCCGAGCGCATCCTGCAGATCCTGCTCTGCGAATGCAGCGTGAAGCAGGCCGCCAACCTGGCGGCCCAGATCACGGGGCGCAAGAAGAACGCGCTCTACGAGCGCGCCCTGCAGATCAAGGGCGAATAA
- a CDS encoding penicillin-binding protein activator: MLKKNKLKGLTAGFASTLVPAFALALLAGCGSTPLPPDTGCGVPGGLCAPATPVTSAPPPEASYTPPPPEDSGVRTNPVELPPGVGGAPSAAVPAGGGTRIALLLPLESPTLSQPAEAVRAGFMAAYERDRAGITVNLVPTGDSTESALEAYTRAAAQHDVVVGPLARNAVAALATSGSVSKPTVALNHPQTTAPLPRRMLAVGLALEDEARQVADWAAAEQAVGRALVLSGPAAWQQRLSGAFTARWLQLGRAHTVVELPIADGYVDGNALAELRARLQADPPQLAFAALDATQLRQVRSALGTSLPTYGTASVNPGREPGVTAPELAGVRILDLPWTVQPEHPAVSVYPRWTGASDGFDMQRLYALGIDAFRIARELGQRPNGAFEIDGVTGRLSVDMNNPNSSFRRVETGVVYRDAGVFETAAFGR; encoded by the coding sequence ATGCTGAAGAAGAATAAACTCAAGGGCCTGACTGCAGGGTTTGCGTCTACCCTTGTTCCCGCCTTTGCACTAGCGCTGCTGGCAGGCTGCGGCAGCACTCCCTTGCCGCCCGATACCGGTTGCGGCGTACCGGGCGGATTGTGCGCGCCCGCGACGCCGGTGACAAGTGCGCCGCCTCCCGAAGCCAGCTATACGCCGCCGCCGCCGGAAGACAGCGGCGTGCGCACCAACCCGGTCGAGTTGCCGCCCGGCGTGGGCGGCGCGCCGTCGGCGGCAGTGCCGGCAGGCGGCGGCACCCGCATCGCCCTGCTGCTCCCGCTGGAATCGCCCACCCTGTCCCAGCCCGCCGAAGCGGTGCGCGCCGGCTTCATGGCCGCGTACGAACGCGACCGCGCCGGCATCACCGTGAACCTGGTGCCCACCGGCGACTCGACCGAATCGGCGCTCGAAGCCTACACCCGCGCGGCCGCGCAGCACGACGTCGTGGTCGGTCCGCTGGCGCGCAACGCCGTAGCGGCCCTGGCCACCAGCGGCAGCGTCAGCAAGCCGACCGTGGCCCTGAACCATCCGCAAACCACTGCCCCGCTGCCGCGCCGCATGCTGGCCGTGGGCCTGGCGCTGGAAGACGAGGCGCGCCAGGTGGCCGACTGGGCCGCCGCCGAACAAGCGGTCGGCCGCGCCCTCGTGCTCAGCGGCCCCGCCGCCTGGCAACAGCGCCTGTCGGGCGCCTTCACGGCGCGCTGGTTGCAGCTGGGCCGCGCCCACACCGTGGTCGAACTGCCGATCGCCGACGGCTATGTCGACGGCAACGCCCTGGCAGAGCTGCGCGCCCGCCTGCAGGCCGATCCGCCGCAACTGGCCTTCGCCGCGCTCGACGCCACCCAGCTGCGCCAGGTCAGGAGCGCCCTCGGCACCTCGCTGCCGACCTACGGCACCGCCTCGGTCAATCCGGGCCGCGAGCCGGGCGTCACCGCGCCCGAGCTGGCCGGCGTGCGCATCCTCGACTTGCCCTGGACCGTGCAGCCCGAGCATCCGGCGGTCAGCGTCTATCCGCGCTGGACCGGCGCCAGCGACGGTTTCGACATGCAGCGTCTTTACGCGCTCGGCATCGACGCCTTCCGCATCGCCCGCGAACTCGGCCAGCGCCCCAACGGCGCCTTCGAGATCGACGGCGTCACCGGCCGCCTGAGCGTGGACATGAACAATCCGAATTCCAGCTTCCGCCGCGTCGAGACCGGCGTCGTGTACCGCGACGCCGGCGTCTTCGAGACGGCCGCCTTCGGCCGCTGA
- a CDS encoding YraN family protein → MWLGRLSPRQAQGHDWEGAALAYLQRRKLALVERNFRCKAGEIDLIMRDGATLVFVEVRQRSSPGQGGAAASLTPAKMRRLARAARFYLLRLPVTPPCRVDVVAIDGERIEWLPNAYDLVH, encoded by the coding sequence ATGTGGCTCGGGCGCCTGTCTCCCCGGCAGGCCCAGGGCCACGACTGGGAGGGCGCCGCCCTCGCCTACCTCCAGCGCCGCAAGCTCGCCCTGGTCGAGCGCAACTTCCGCTGCAAGGCCGGCGAAATCGATCTCATCATGCGCGACGGCGCCACGCTCGTCTTCGTCGAGGTGCGCCAGCGTTCCTCGCCCGGCCAGGGCGGAGCCGCCGCCAGCCTCACCCCGGCCAAGATGCGCAGGCTGGCCCGCGCCGCCCGGTTCTACCTGTTGCGTTTACCCGTCACCCCGCCCTGCCGCGTCGATGTCGTCGCGATCGACGGCGAGCGGATCGAATGGTTGCCGAATGCATATGATTTAGTTCATTGA
- a CDS encoding phosphoheptose isomerase, translating to MNTQRILAHFQESADLKMKSAAALSPFISQAVELMFSALSNGNKILACGNGGSAADCQHFAAELVGRFERERFPLPAIALTTDTSIMTAVGNDYSFKDIFSKQVQAFGQAGDILLAISTSGNSANVLAAVEAALEREMRIVAFTGKDGGALGKLLTDADVHINVPHNRTARIQEVHLLAIHCICDGIDVALFGGEENA from the coding sequence ATGAATACTCAACGCATCCTTGCTCACTTCCAGGAGAGCGCCGATCTCAAGATGAAGTCGGCCGCGGCTCTGTCCCCCTTCATTTCGCAGGCGGTTGAACTGATGTTCAGCGCCCTGTCCAACGGCAACAAGATCCTGGCTTGCGGCAATGGCGGTTCGGCCGCCGACTGCCAGCACTTCGCTGCCGAACTCGTCGGGCGCTTCGAGCGCGAGCGTTTCCCGCTGCCGGCGATCGCACTGACCACCGACACCTCGATCATGACGGCGGTGGGCAACGACTACAGCTTCAAGGACATCTTCTCGAAGCAGGTGCAGGCCTTCGGCCAGGCTGGCGACATCCTGCTGGCGATTTCGACCTCGGGCAATTCGGCCAACGTGCTGGCGGCCGTCGAGGCGGCGCTGGAGCGCGAGATGCGCATCGTGGCCTTCACCGGCAAGGACGGCGGCGCCCTCGGCAAGCTGCTGACCGACGCCGACGTGCACATCAACGTCCCGCACAACCGCACTGCCCGCATCCAGGAAGTGCACCTGCTGGCCATTCACTGCATCTGCGACGGCATCGACGTCGCCCTGTTCGGAGGAGAAGAGAATGC